A section of the Pristiophorus japonicus isolate sPriJap1 chromosome 4, sPriJap1.hap1, whole genome shotgun sequence genome encodes:
- the LOC139262439 gene encoding growth/differentiation factor 9-like yields the protein MCVVKGVLLCLRCSIWLALLSSSTSPTTPTSSSSLEVIQNPEDYNLVPLLKLLMDKNGWDYRVPTKPDAKYLKYMKRFYTMSATQDGVPKRPTDHRYNTVRLLTPRAESRDTEAFEQDVFYGLGPVTSHEQLLRSVLLYPVDKSAYFPMLCHCNLTVQDLDPLSDQMCSNDLRSQHIRVRFERRKRRKWVEVDLASFLQPFVGPRRGELHMVFRYTCARPGQPGANRTASRGISEGMLKVTVAVPSLLLFLNDTREQVPHSWLPAQPRKSLVDGERAGTRSGRRRRGPKSDELGTSPLDLPKAHRLPWFQYPDHECQLHDFRLSFSQLLWDHWIIAPHNYNPRYCKGSCPRALSHRYGSPVHTLIQNILYEKVDSSIPRPSCVPSQYNPLSVLTLENDGSIVYKEYNDMIATTCTCR from the exons ATGTGTGTTGTGAAAGGTGTCCTTTTGTGTCTTCGCTGCAGTATTTGGCTAGCGTTGTTGAGCAGTTCCACCTCTCCCACCACTCCAACCAGCTCCAGCAGCCTGGAGGTAATCCAAAATCCTGAGGATTATAATCTGGTTCCTCTGTTAAAATTGTTAATGGACAAGAATGGCTGGGACTACCGGGTTCCGACAAAACCCGATGCAAAGTATCTGAAGTATATGAAAAGATTCTACACTATGTCCGCAACGCAGGACGGAGTTCCCAAAAGACCGACTGATCACCGGTATAATACCGTGAGGTTATTAACGCCACGAGCCGAATCCCGCGATACGGAGG CATTTGAGCAAGATGTTTTCTACGGCTTGGGTCCTGTCACTTCTCACGAGCAATTACTGCGATCTGTACTCCTGTACCCTGTCGATAAATCGGCGTACTTTCCGATGCTGTGCCACTGCAATCTCACGGTCCAAGACCTCGATCCGCTGTCGGACCAGATGTGCTCCAACGACTTGCGGTCACAGCACATCCGTGTGCGCTTCGAGCGCAGGAAGAGGCGCAAGTGGGTAGAGGTGGACCTGGCCTCTTTCCTCCAGCCGTTTGTCGGGCCTCGCCGGGGGGAGCTGCACATGGTGTTCCGCTACACGTGCGCCCGACCGGGCCAACCAGGCGCAAACCGCACGGCCAGCCGGGGAATTTCAGAGGGCATGCTGAAAGTGACAGTGGCGGTGCCCTCCCTGCTCTTGTTCCTCAACGACACGCGTGAACAGGTTCCTCACAGCTGGCTCCCGGCTCA ACCGAGAAAAAGTCTCGTCGACGGCGAGAGAGCGGGCACAAGGTCCGGCCGCCGGCGTCGCGGTCCGAAAAGTGACGAGCTGGGCACCTCGCCCCTGGACTTGCCGAAAGCTCACCGCCTCCCCTGGTTCCAGTACCCTGATCATGAGTGCCAGCTTCACGATTTCCGTTTGTCTTTCAGCCagctgctctgggaccactggatcATCGCTCCCCACAACTACAATCCTCGCTACTGCAAGGGCAGCTGCCCCCGGGCGCTGAGCCATCGCTACGGTTCCCCCGTCCACACCTTGATCCAGAATATCCTGTACGAGAAGGTGGACTCGTCGATCCCTCGCCCTTCCTGCGTCCCTTCGCAGTATAATCCCTTGAGCGTGCTCACTCTGGAAAACGATGGCTCCATCGTTTACAAGGAGTACAATGATATGATCGCCACAACATGTACCTGCCGCTAG